The proteins below come from a single Streptomyces sp. B3I8 genomic window:
- a CDS encoding pyridoxamine 5'-phosphate oxidase family protein, producing the protein MDTTHHTRSSATWAEFADAEPALAQTVQERFEGFTHHTLATLRKDGAPRTSGLEVQFVHGELWFGMMPDSLKALDLRRDPRFALQANQGPGTGMGGGDVRLGGRAVEVTDAERRAAYVKEVEPPEPFHLFRTELTEVVRTSVEDAEYLVVQVWKPGEPVRTLRRT; encoded by the coding sequence ATGGACACCACGCACCACACACGGTCGAGTGCGACGTGGGCGGAATTCGCCGACGCCGAACCGGCACTGGCCCAAACCGTTCAGGAACGCTTCGAGGGCTTCACCCACCACACCCTGGCGACCCTCCGCAAGGACGGTGCGCCGCGCACCAGCGGGTTGGAGGTGCAGTTCGTGCATGGCGAGCTGTGGTTCGGCATGATGCCGGACTCGCTCAAGGCGCTCGACCTGCGCCGGGATCCGCGCTTCGCGCTCCAGGCCAACCAGGGACCGGGCACCGGGATGGGCGGCGGGGACGTACGCCTCGGCGGGCGGGCGGTGGAGGTGACGGACGCGGAACGGCGGGCGGCGTATGTGAAGGAGGTGGAACCGCCGGAGCCGTTCCACCTCTTCCGCACCGAGTTGACCGAGGTCGTGCGGACCTCGGTCGAGGACGCCGAGTACCTCGTCGTCCAGGTCTGGAAGCCCGGAGAGCCGGTGCGGACCCTCCGGCGGACCTGA
- a CDS encoding class II aldolase/adducin family protein, which yields MHESTPPPPLPTDKLRFALPPKHASIDAERHHRKERLAGALRIFGRQGLEDGVSGHITARDPEFSDCFWVNPFGMPFRHVTVSDLVMANAEGQVVEGDYHVNQAAFTVHAQVHAARPDVVAVAHCHSVHGRAQAALGELLDPITQESCAFYEDHAVYEAYTGVAVDAEEGRRVAAALGSRKALVLRNHGLLTVGNSVDAAAWWFLSMERSCQVQLAARAAGRPVLIDHKQAAATREQLGGDLVAWINYQPLWQHISRDEPDLLS from the coding sequence ATGCACGAATCCACCCCGCCGCCACCCCTGCCCACCGACAAGCTCCGGTTCGCGCTGCCGCCCAAGCACGCGTCGATCGACGCCGAACGCCACCACCGCAAGGAACGGCTGGCCGGAGCCCTGCGGATCTTCGGGCGCCAGGGCTTGGAGGACGGGGTCTCCGGACACATCACCGCACGCGACCCCGAGTTCAGCGACTGCTTCTGGGTCAACCCGTTCGGCATGCCGTTCCGGCACGTCACCGTGAGCGACCTGGTCATGGCCAACGCGGAGGGCCAGGTCGTCGAGGGCGACTACCACGTCAACCAGGCCGCGTTCACCGTGCACGCGCAGGTGCACGCCGCCCGCCCCGACGTCGTCGCCGTCGCCCACTGCCACTCCGTGCACGGCCGCGCCCAGGCAGCCCTCGGTGAACTCCTCGACCCGATCACTCAGGAGAGCTGCGCTTTCTACGAGGACCACGCGGTGTACGAGGCCTATACCGGTGTCGCCGTCGACGCGGAGGAGGGTCGCCGGGTCGCCGCCGCGCTCGGCAGCCGCAAGGCGCTGGTACTGCGCAACCACGGACTGCTCACCGTCGGGAACTCGGTGGACGCGGCCGCCTGGTGGTTCCTGTCGATGGAGCGCTCCTGCCAGGTTCAGCTCGCCGCCCGCGCCGCCGGCCGCCCGGTGCTGATCGACCACAAGCAGGCGGCCGCGACCCGGGAGCAGCTCGGCGGCGACCTCGTCGCCTGGATCAACTACCAGCCGCTGTGGCAGCACATCAGCCGCGACGAACCGGACCTGTTGAGCTGA
- a CDS encoding DoxX family protein: MTHGIRSDTHTLHVGEQRGWRDTATRYALVPLRIFLGITFVYAGIDKLTDSAFMSDSGTGSLGDTLRSVRDSSAIPALVDLALKSPVGFGYAIALGELAVGIGVLLGLLTRLAALGGALISLSLWLTMSWASDPYYYGNDLPYMFCWVPLVLAGASVLSLDAVLHARRRQRTPNYR, encoded by the coding sequence GTGACTCATGGCATCCGTTCCGACACGCACACCCTTCACGTGGGTGAGCAGCGAGGCTGGCGGGACACCGCCACGCGGTACGCCCTCGTCCCGCTGCGGATCTTCCTCGGCATCACCTTCGTCTACGCCGGCATCGACAAGCTGACCGACAGCGCCTTCATGTCCGACTCGGGGACCGGCTCGCTGGGCGACACCTTGCGATCGGTCCGCGACTCCTCGGCCATCCCGGCCCTCGTCGACCTGGCCCTCAAAAGCCCTGTCGGTTTCGGCTACGCCATCGCCCTCGGTGAGCTCGCCGTCGGCATCGGCGTACTGCTCGGCCTGCTGACCCGCCTCGCCGCCCTGGGCGGTGCGCTGATATCGCTCAGCCTGTGGCTGACCATGAGCTGGGCCTCCGACCCGTACTACTACGGCAACGACCTGCCCTACATGTTCTGCTGGGTCCCCCTCGTCCTCGCCGGCGCCTCCGTTCTCTCCCTGGACGCCGTGCTCCACGCCCGCCGCAGGCAACGGACCCCGAACTACCGCTGA
- a CDS encoding PspC domain-containing protein, whose amino-acid sequence MTDQQHAPAGPGRPDPGPGGEPRAHEEPAATGDAAGVELPQRFRRDRRYKMLGGVCAGLGRQCDMDPVIFRVGLAVLSAVGGLGLIFYGFVWLLVPFEDEEENEVRKLMTGRVDGPALAAVLFALVGCGVFLSLLNNGTVLAFATVLSLLLAGAGYWSRRRGAPAPDPLAVQAAADAPPEATAPPVATAYPSWWRDPIVKDGTHEGGTGYLWGPSDVPDRDVRAAVNIAKGYPFRPGTPPAPRPRPRGPRRTGGRVFLLALLAGGLGTGLTWDDHPLGTSLQIGLSYALVVFGLGIALSAFTGRTGAGSVILAVITAALLAVSAALPKDIGTHWARTTWSPASAATVRKSYDLGTGEGTLDLSRIRPAEGRTVSADAEVGIGRLRIVLPPGVVARLDIDAGIGDIQLPGDTSKDVDVAPRKHTRVRLEPAAGEEKKNAGSFDLRLRVGAGQVEVIRAAS is encoded by the coding sequence ATGACAGATCAGCAGCACGCGCCGGCGGGGCCGGGGCGGCCCGACCCCGGGCCCGGAGGGGAACCGCGCGCGCACGAGGAGCCCGCGGCCACCGGGGACGCCGCGGGCGTCGAGCTGCCGCAGCGGTTCCGCCGCGACCGCCGGTACAAGATGCTGGGCGGGGTGTGCGCCGGTCTGGGGCGGCAGTGCGACATGGACCCGGTGATCTTCCGAGTGGGTCTCGCGGTGCTGTCCGCGGTCGGCGGCCTCGGCCTCATCTTCTACGGCTTCGTCTGGCTCCTCGTCCCGTTCGAGGACGAGGAGGAGAACGAAGTGCGCAAGCTGATGACGGGGCGGGTCGACGGCCCGGCGCTCGCCGCCGTGCTGTTCGCACTGGTCGGCTGCGGGGTCTTCCTGTCCCTGCTGAACAACGGCACGGTGCTGGCCTTCGCCACCGTTCTCTCCCTGCTCCTGGCCGGCGCCGGGTACTGGTCCCGGCGGCGCGGCGCCCCGGCCCCCGACCCCCTGGCGGTCCAGGCCGCCGCCGACGCACCGCCGGAGGCCACGGCACCGCCGGTGGCCACGGCCTACCCCTCCTGGTGGCGGGACCCGATCGTCAAGGACGGGACGCACGAGGGGGGCACCGGGTATCTGTGGGGGCCGTCGGACGTTCCCGACCGGGACGTGCGGGCCGCGGTGAACATCGCCAAGGGCTATCCGTTCCGCCCGGGTACACCGCCGGCGCCGAGGCCCCGGCCGCGCGGACCGCGCCGCACGGGCGGCCGGGTGTTCCTGCTCGCCCTGCTGGCCGGAGGCCTGGGCACGGGGCTGACCTGGGACGACCACCCCCTGGGCACCAGTCTGCAGATCGGTCTCTCCTACGCCCTCGTGGTGTTCGGCCTGGGCATAGCCCTCAGCGCCTTCACGGGGCGGACGGGCGCGGGCTCGGTCATCCTGGCGGTGATCACCGCGGCACTCCTCGCCGTGTCGGCCGCGCTCCCCAAGGACATCGGCACCCATTGGGCACGGACGACCTGGTCCCCCGCCTCGGCCGCCACGGTTCGCAAGAGCTATGACCTGGGCACGGGTGAGGGCACGCTCGACCTGAGCCGAATACGCCCGGCCGAGGGCCGCACGGTCAGTGCCGACGCGGAAGTGGGCATCGGCCGGCTCCGGATCGTGCTGCCGCCGGGGGTCGTGGCCAGGTTGGACATCGACGCGGGCATCGGCGACATCCAGTTGCCGGGTGACACCTCCAAGGACGTGGACGTGGCACCGCGCAAACACACGCGGGTCCGGCTGGAGCCGGCGGCCGGTGAAGAGAAGAAGAACGCGGGCTCGTTCGACCTGCGGCTGCGGGTCGGCGCCGGACAAGTGGAGGTCATCCGTGCCGCGTCATGA
- a CDS encoding ATP-binding protein, with amino-acid sequence MPEAAAAPLAPPRPPRKLYRSSDGRWLGGVARGLAGHLGLPVVWVRLVFAGLFMADGLGALLYAAFWFFVPLGVGGVNDRRPLSLVGTETSPDGRRRLVARKPDKGQIVALLLMVVVAMVFVGNVNLGDGAKAYLWPAVLVGAGVALVWRQADNARRARWAEVGRRRRTLTLLRSAAGVLLVTAGVSAIFVLQGSAAHLGSVLQAALAVLVGITLLAGPYLIRMTQDLSEERLMRIRAQERAEVAAHVHDSVLHTLTLIQRNAENVGEVRRLARAQERDLRAWLYRPEGTGKDKDEGPDTLAEAVRRHAAEVEDKHGVPIEVVVVGDCPLDERVGPQMQAAREAMVNAAKYGGDGGPVQVYAEVEGRTVFVSVRDRGPGFDLDAIPADRMGVRQSIIGRMERNGGTARLRAVPDGGTEVELEMERAEKTS; translated from the coding sequence ATGCCGGAAGCCGCCGCAGCGCCACTCGCTCCTCCGCGGCCCCCGCGCAAGCTCTACCGCAGCAGTGACGGACGCTGGCTGGGCGGGGTGGCGCGAGGGCTCGCCGGACACCTCGGCCTGCCCGTCGTGTGGGTCCGGCTGGTGTTCGCGGGCCTGTTCATGGCGGACGGCCTGGGCGCCCTGCTCTACGCCGCCTTCTGGTTCTTCGTGCCGCTCGGCGTCGGCGGGGTGAACGACCGTCGGCCCCTTTCCCTGGTCGGCACCGAGACCTCGCCCGACGGCCGGCGCAGACTCGTGGCCCGTAAACCGGACAAGGGCCAGATCGTCGCGCTGCTCCTCATGGTCGTCGTGGCGATGGTCTTCGTCGGCAACGTCAACCTCGGTGACGGGGCCAAGGCCTACCTGTGGCCGGCCGTCCTGGTCGGCGCGGGCGTCGCTCTGGTCTGGCGTCAGGCGGACAACGCGCGGCGGGCACGCTGGGCAGAGGTCGGCCGCCGTCGGCGCACCCTCACCCTGCTCCGCTCCGCCGCCGGCGTCCTGCTGGTCACCGCAGGGGTCTCCGCCATCTTCGTCCTGCAGGGCTCCGCCGCACACCTCGGCTCCGTCCTCCAGGCGGCCCTCGCGGTCCTGGTCGGCATCACGCTCCTCGCCGGTCCGTACCTCATTCGTATGACACAGGACCTTTCCGAGGAGCGTCTGATGCGCATCCGTGCCCAGGAACGCGCGGAGGTCGCCGCCCACGTCCACGACTCGGTGCTGCACACCCTGACCCTGATCCAGCGCAACGCGGAGAACGTGGGTGAGGTCCGCCGCCTCGCCCGCGCCCAGGAGCGCGACCTGCGCGCCTGGCTCTACAGACCCGAGGGCACCGGCAAGGACAAGGACGAGGGACCCGACACCCTCGCCGAGGCGGTCCGGCGGCACGCGGCCGAGGTCGAGGACAAGCACGGCGTCCCCATAGAGGTCGTCGTGGTCGGCGACTGCCCGCTCGACGAACGCGTCGGCCCGCAGATGCAGGCCGCGAGGGAAGCCATGGTGAACGCCGCCAAGTACGGTGGCGACGGCGGTCCGGTCCAGGTGTACGCCGAAGTCGAGGGCAGGACGGTCTTCGTGTCCGTCCGTGACCGAGGCCCCGGCTTCGATCTCGACGCGATACCCGCCGACCGCATGGGAGTCAGACAATCGATCATCGGCCGCATGGAACGCAACGGCGGCACGGCGCGGCTGCGCGCGGTGCCCGACGGCGGCACGGAGGTCGAGCTGGAGATGGAGAGGGCGGAGAAGACGTCATGA
- a CDS encoding response regulator transcription factor, whose protein sequence is MSDANGATGAARPEPEGASGGAVGRRVRVVLVDDHRMFRTGVQAEIGQTETTGVEVVGEAADVDQAVSVITATRPEVVLLDVHLPGGGGVEVLRRCAPLMADAAQPVRFLALSVSDAAEDVIGVIRGGARGYVTKTITGSDLVASVFRVQEGDAVFSPRLAGFVLDAFASTDAPPVDEDLDRLTQREREVLRLIARGYAYKEIAKQLYISVKTVESHVSAVLRKLQLSNRHELTRWATARRLV, encoded by the coding sequence ATGAGCGACGCGAACGGCGCGACCGGAGCGGCCCGGCCGGAACCGGAGGGCGCGAGCGGGGGCGCGGTCGGACGCCGGGTGCGCGTCGTCCTCGTCGACGACCACCGCATGTTCCGCACGGGCGTGCAGGCCGAGATCGGGCAGACGGAGACCACCGGGGTGGAGGTCGTCGGCGAGGCAGCGGACGTCGACCAGGCGGTCAGCGTCATCACCGCCACCCGGCCGGAGGTCGTCCTCCTCGACGTCCACCTGCCGGGCGGCGGCGGGGTCGAGGTGCTGCGCCGCTGCGCACCCCTGATGGCGGACGCCGCGCAGCCCGTGCGATTCCTGGCCCTGTCCGTCTCGGACGCGGCGGAGGACGTGATCGGGGTGATCCGCGGCGGCGCCCGCGGCTACGTCACCAAGACGATCACCGGTTCCGACCTCGTCGCTTCCGTCTTCCGGGTCCAGGAGGGCGACGCGGTCTTCTCCCCGCGCCTGGCGGGGTTCGTCCTCGACGCCTTCGCCTCCACGGACGCCCCGCCGGTCGACGAGGACCTCGACCGCCTCACCCAGCGTGAACGCGAGGTCCTGCGCCTCATCGCCCGCGGCTACGCCTACAAGGAGATCGCCAAGCAGCTGTACATCTCGGTGAAGACGGTCGAGTCCCATGTCTCGGCGGTGCTCCGCAAGCTGCAGCTCTCCAACCGGCACGAGCTGACCCGCTGGGCGACGGCCCGCCGACTGGTGTGA
- a CDS encoding tellurite resistance/C4-dicarboxylate transporter family protein: MTTGILSVGLDLAGYDVLSRIALDVAVVTWLGPAADFVVRLSRHPRRWLTDPGNPAALSAGAATTVLGSRFSALGRQPLAEALLALAVVLWPVLLFLVVRRWRRRMPGAVFLGRVATQGPAVLGATPARVVRTPWPAHVALVFFWLGLALYAAGWYFFDWRQVARGCGDQWAAGGALAISALAGAELLKAGKGLSYLWSDDDQTVLRSMTITLLVPALVWYVVLWAAELKWPRPRDDVRRRSTTFPLGMTAVAPLSAAPALGAGWLRMPGVHTAVDRGAGVPGRHAGAAVGTLRTVRSTGPR, encoded by the coding sequence ATGACGACGGGCATCCTCTCGGTCGGGCTGGACCTGGCCGGCTACGACGTGCTGTCCCGCATCGCCCTGGACGTCGCCGTCGTGACCTGGCTGGGGCCGGCCGCCGACTTCGTCGTACGGCTGTCGCGGCATCCGCGGCGGTGGCTGACGGACCCGGGGAACCCGGCCGCCCTGAGCGCCGGGGCGGCGACGACCGTGCTGGGGTCGCGGTTCTCCGCCCTGGGGCGGCAGCCCCTGGCGGAGGCGCTGCTCGCCCTCGCCGTGGTGCTGTGGCCGGTGCTGCTGTTCCTGGTCGTACGGAGATGGCGGCGCCGCATGCCCGGCGCGGTGTTCCTGGGCCGTGTGGCGACGCAGGGGCCCGCCGTGCTCGGCGCGACCCCGGCCCGCGTGGTGCGCACACCCTGGCCGGCCCATGTGGCGCTGGTGTTCTTCTGGCTGGGGCTCGCCCTGTACGCCGCGGGGTGGTACTTCTTCGACTGGCGACAGGTCGCCCGGGGCTGTGGCGACCAGTGGGCGGCGGGCGGTGCGCTCGCGATCTCCGCGCTGGCCGGGGCCGAACTGCTCAAGGCCGGCAAGGGGCTCTCGTACCTGTGGAGCGACGACGACCAGACCGTACTGCGCTCCATGACGATCACCCTGCTGGTGCCGGCCCTCGTCTGGTACGTGGTGCTGTGGGCCGCGGAGTTGAAGTGGCCGCGCCCGCGTGACGACGTGCGGCGCCGGTCCACCACGTTCCCCCTGGGCATGACGGCGGTGGCGCCGCTGTCCGCCGCGCCGGCCCTGGGGGCGGGGTGGCTGCGGATGCCCGGGGTACATACTGCTGTGGATCGCGGTGCCGGGGTGCCTGGCCGTCACGCGGGCGCCGCCGTGGGCACTCTGCGGACGGTCAGGTCCACAGGACCGCGATGA
- a CDS encoding helix-turn-helix domain-containing protein, translated as MFDSPDLDLAPYAEVDAERLVRRTYCSWEASSWRSLLVQCFTHAREAERLELPGTSDLHLVLCTHGDAVMRTGTGGGRTVRRRWIPGRLELMVPGRPTTRGYRTASTLRTTQVHIPRATVDRTAAQLGVGEPDFEALAAHLGEGDSAVEHVVRALPAAAGASDLYAESAASFLTTHLLTRGRGGTPPGPERAAVRAGIAVMRERLADPLTLADLAAEVHLSVYHFIRVFRDATGETPHRYLTRLRIERARHLLAGTTLTVGQIAERCGFSGPGALSAAFLAHTGVRPSVYRKNA; from the coding sequence GTGTTCGATTCGCCCGACTTGGACCTGGCGCCGTACGCGGAGGTCGACGCGGAACGGCTGGTGCGCCGCACGTACTGCAGTTGGGAGGCGTCCTCCTGGCGGTCCCTGCTGGTGCAGTGCTTCACGCACGCCCGGGAGGCAGAGCGGCTCGAACTGCCCGGAACGTCCGACCTGCACCTCGTGCTCTGCACCCACGGGGACGCCGTCATGCGGACCGGCACGGGCGGCGGCAGGACGGTACGGCGGCGCTGGATCCCCGGCCGCCTGGAACTCATGGTCCCCGGCCGGCCGACCACGCGCGGCTACCGCACGGCGTCGACGCTGCGGACGACACAGGTGCACATCCCGCGCGCGACCGTCGACCGGACGGCGGCGCAACTGGGCGTCGGGGAACCGGACTTCGAGGCGCTGGCCGCACATCTCGGCGAGGGCGACTCGGCCGTCGAACATGTCGTGCGCGCACTGCCGGCCGCTGCGGGCGCGAGCGACCTGTACGCGGAGTCCGCCGCCTCCTTCCTCACGACGCACCTGCTGACCCGGGGCCGGGGCGGGACTCCCCCCGGGCCCGAACGCGCGGCCGTCCGCGCGGGCATCGCCGTCATGCGGGAGCGCCTGGCCGATCCGCTCACCCTCGCGGACCTCGCCGCCGAGGTCCACCTGAGCGTCTACCACTTCATCCGCGTCTTCCGCGACGCCACCGGCGAGACGCCCCACCGGTACCTCACCCGGCTGCGGATCGAACGGGCGCGGCACCTGCTCGCCGGTACCACCCTCACCGTCGGTCAGATCGCGGAGCGCTGCGGGTTCTCCGGCCCCGGCGCCCTGTCCGCGGCCTTCCTCGCCCACACCGGAGTCCGGCCCTCCGTGTACCGCAAGAACGCGTGA
- a CDS encoding SRPBCC family protein, translating to MPHSYRVTSHSHATPGAVFSLLVRGGTWPSWSPIETVAIEGGGDPDDPQKVGDIRVFRTGRATSREPIVELVADRRFVYENLGGPFRSYRGVIELTEAPRGGTDLTWSGTFTPKVPLTGRFLRRYLTGYMQRMADGLARYAGRSDSSTSR from the coding sequence ATGCCTCATAGCTACAGGGTGACGTCCCACTCGCACGCGACCCCCGGTGCCGTCTTCTCGCTGCTCGTCCGGGGAGGGACGTGGCCGTCGTGGTCGCCGATCGAAACGGTCGCGATCGAGGGCGGCGGGGATCCCGACGACCCGCAGAAGGTGGGGGACATCAGGGTGTTCCGGACCGGCCGGGCGACCTCCAGGGAGCCGATCGTCGAACTCGTCGCCGACCGGAGGTTCGTCTACGAGAACCTGGGCGGCCCCTTCCGTTCCTACCGCGGCGTCATCGAACTCACCGAGGCCCCACGGGGCGGCACCGACCTCACCTGGTCGGGGACCTTCACGCCGAAGGTCCCCCTCACCGGCCGCTTCCTGCGGCGGTATCTGACCGGCTACATGCAGCGGATGGCCGACGGACTGGCGCGGTACGCCGGCCGTTCCGACTCCTCGACGAGCCGCTAG
- a CDS encoding NlpC/P60 family protein produces MAPNPMAVDPMALFSPAGDVAPEAEPPGPSHAEVQQRIDSLYQRVETATETYNATRVLAAKERQRSGPAAEAAKRTQWLDTARAKLGPSVAAVLPADRRPDRPAPGRSAQRPGDRRPQGLRQSSIDRTVAELVAATEKRRRRPGAPALGAARETPALGPGTSGRELPALPAPRKPASPSAAPQRSPRTSKEATQRKLAAARVLLSQRTGAPRAALESAPQAQPQSQSQSWTFSSPTAELAPGPGQGMPSGAYAGTSGTDAFPAVGGTGSFPAVDSTGSFPTVGATGSFPAVGTTGAYPGVENTGSFPAMGAGAAAYPGFDGSGAYPGTDTGAFPAVSGMGSMSSTGSMGSMGSMAGAGASQPFPPADGTGSFPALGTAYSYPGMDGTGAYPAAVDNTGGFPAVDGGFPAVDGTGAFPAIGNTGPYPTGDGAGAFPGAGGTGAYPAVAGLGTGNAHPTAPDPYPATNGTGAFPAAEGAPAYPAANGTGAFPGVSSTGSFPATDGIGSFSAPGTTGGLPGIGGVGSYAATGGGPGPLPATGLTVTFPAAAGAGTYAPAGSGDSLPTIESTGSIPAVGTTAGIPATGTTGGLPPASHSGLSSPGATTPAPAAAGTLAADKAATAAAFARAQTGRPYVMGATGPGSYDAAGLVQAAWKAAGFLLPRSPAEQARCGTTVPLAAAHPGDLVFFYDDLGHVGIYTGNGMMIHAPRPGAYVREESVYFDGEAAVRGVIRLA; encoded by the coding sequence ATGGCCCCGAATCCCATGGCCGTGGACCCCATGGCCCTGTTCTCCCCGGCAGGGGATGTCGCGCCCGAGGCCGAGCCGCCGGGACCGAGCCACGCGGAGGTCCAGCAGCGGATCGACAGCCTGTACCAACGGGTCGAGACGGCCACGGAGACCTACAACGCGACGCGCGTCCTGGCCGCCAAGGAGCGGCAGCGGTCGGGGCCCGCCGCGGAGGCCGCCAAGCGCACGCAGTGGCTCGACACGGCGCGCGCGAAACTCGGCCCGTCCGTCGCGGCGGTGCTGCCGGCCGACCGGCGACCGGACCGTCCGGCACCCGGTCGGTCCGCGCAGCGCCCGGGGGACCGGCGACCGCAGGGCCTGCGCCAGTCGTCGATCGACAGGACCGTCGCCGAACTGGTGGCCGCGACGGAGAAGCGGCGGCGGAGGCCGGGCGCCCCGGCGCTGGGTGCCGCCCGCGAGACCCCGGCCCTCGGGCCGGGCACTTCGGGACGGGAGCTGCCGGCACTGCCGGCGCCCAGGAAGCCCGCCTCGCCGAGCGCGGCGCCGCAGCGGTCGCCGCGGACGTCCAAGGAGGCGACGCAGCGGAAGCTCGCCGCAGCGCGCGTACTGCTGTCGCAACGGACCGGCGCCCCGCGTGCGGCACTGGAGAGCGCGCCCCAGGCGCAGCCCCAGTCGCAGTCGCAGTCGTGGACGTTCTCCTCCCCCACGGCCGAGCTCGCCCCGGGACCGGGACAGGGAATGCCGTCCGGGGCGTACGCGGGCACGAGCGGCACGGATGCCTTCCCGGCCGTGGGCGGCACGGGCTCCTTCCCGGCCGTCGACAGCACCGGCTCCTTTCCGACCGTGGGCGCCACCGGGTCGTTCCCGGCGGTCGGCACTACGGGCGCGTATCCGGGCGTGGAGAACACGGGTTCGTTCCCGGCCATGGGCGCCGGCGCGGCCGCCTACCCGGGCTTCGACGGCTCCGGCGCGTACCCGGGCACGGACACCGGGGCTTTCCCGGCGGTGAGCGGCATGGGTTCCATGAGTTCCACGGGTTCCATGGGTTCCATGGGTTCCATGGCGGGGGCGGGCGCCTCCCAGCCGTTCCCTCCCGCGGACGGCACCGGTTCCTTCCCGGCCCTCGGCACTGCCTACTCCTACCCCGGGATGGACGGCACGGGTGCCTACCCGGCGGCGGTGGACAACACAGGCGGCTTCCCCGCGGTTGACGGCGGCTTCCCGGCCGTGGACGGCACGGGGGCCTTCCCGGCCATCGGCAACACCGGTCCGTACCCCACGGGCGACGGCGCCGGAGCGTTCCCGGGCGCGGGCGGCACGGGCGCGTACCCGGCCGTAGCGGGCCTCGGCACGGGCAACGCCCACCCGACGGCCCCCGACCCCTATCCGGCCACGAACGGCACCGGAGCCTTCCCGGCGGCGGAGGGCGCCCCCGCGTATCCCGCCGCGAACGGCACCGGAGCCTTCCCCGGCGTGAGCAGCACCGGCAGCTTCCCGGCCACGGACGGCATCGGCTCATTCTCCGCCCCGGGCACCACCGGCGGCCTCCCCGGCATCGGCGGTGTCGGCTCATACGCGGCCACCGGCGGCGGTCCCGGGCCGCTTCCCGCCACCGGCCTCACCGTGACCTTCCCGGCCGCCGCGGGCGCCGGCACGTACGCGCCCGCGGGCAGTGGCGACTCGCTCCCGACCATCGAAAGCACGGGCAGCATCCCGGCCGTAGGCACCACGGCCGGCATCCCGGCCACAGGCACCACGGGCGGCCTCCCTCCCGCGAGCCACTCGGGACTCTCCTCCCCCGGCGCCACCACGCCCGCCCCCGCCGCGGCGGGCACCCTCGCCGCGGACAAGGCCGCGACCGCCGCCGCGTTCGCCCGGGCGCAGACCGGGCGGCCGTACGTCATGGGCGCGACCGGCCCCGGTTCGTACGACGCCGCCGGCCTCGTCCAGGCCGCCTGGAAGGCCGCCGGATTCCTGCTGCCGCGGTCGCCCGCCGAGCAGGCCCGGTGCGGCACGACCGTGCCACTCGCCGCGGCCCACCCCGGTGACCTGGTCTTCTTCTACGACGACCTCGGCCACGTGGGCATCTACACGGGCAACGGCATGATGATCCACGCCCCGCGTCCGGGCGCGTACGTACGGGAGGAGTCCGTGTACTTCGACGGTGAGGCGGCGGTCCGCGGCGTCATACGGCTCGCCTAG